A portion of the Celeribacter baekdonensis genome contains these proteins:
- a CDS encoding 3-hydroxybenzoate 6-monooxygenase, translated as MSDLPILIAGGGIGGLAAACGLARKGHRSIVVEQAPALGEIGAGIQIGPNAFHCFDYLGIGDEARDKAVYIDALRLMDAQTAEDITSIPLDAPFRERFGNPYAVVHRADLHGVLLKYCEDSPLIDIRTNHVVEGYEQDGTSVTLKLKDRDALKGSFLIGAEGLRSSVRAQMIGDGEPRISGHTTYRSVIPTEQMPEDLRWNAATLWAGPKCHIVHYPLKGWKMFNLVVTYHRDVKEAIAGKPVSKEEVAQGFEHIHPKARQIIEHGNDWKLWVLCDREPISNWVENRVALLGDAAHPMLQYFAQGACMAMEDAVALSHCIENYGDHVENALQRYQDMRRVRTARVQMNSRLIGEYIYHPDDAKAAVRNHVMKGMSPAQWYDQLSWIYGSTGLDETALAAE; from the coding sequence ATGTCTGATCTTCCTATCCTCATCGCCGGTGGTGGCATCGGGGGGCTTGCTGCCGCCTGTGGCCTTGCCCGCAAAGGTCATCGCTCCATCGTGGTCGAACAGGCCCCTGCGCTTGGCGAAATCGGCGCTGGCATTCAAATTGGCCCGAACGCCTTTCATTGCTTTGACTATCTCGGCATTGGCGACGAGGCGCGCGACAAGGCGGTCTATATCGACGCCCTGCGCCTGATGGATGCGCAAACCGCCGAAGACATCACCTCGATCCCGCTCGACGCGCCGTTCCGCGAACGCTTTGGCAACCCCTACGCGGTGGTGCATCGCGCCGATCTGCATGGCGTTTTGTTGAAATATTGCGAAGACAGCCCGCTGATCGACATTCGCACCAATCATGTTGTCGAAGGCTATGAGCAAGACGGCACCTCTGTGACACTCAAACTCAAAGACCGTGACGCACTCAAAGGCTCGTTTTTGATCGGGGCGGAAGGGTTGCGTTCGTCCGTGCGCGCCCAGATGATCGGCGATGGCGAGCCGCGTATTTCCGGCCACACCACCTATCGCTCGGTGATCCCGACCGAGCAAATGCCCGAAGATCTGCGGTGGAACGCTGCCACGCTCTGGGCCGGTCCGAAATGTCACATCGTGCATTACCCGCTCAAGGGCTGGAAAATGTTCAACCTTGTGGTGACCTATCACCGCGACGTCAAAGAGGCGATTGCCGGCAAGCCCGTCTCGAAAGAAGAAGTCGCGCAGGGCTTTGAGCACATCCACCCGAAAGCGCGTCAGATCATCGAACATGGCAATGATTGGAAACTTTGGGTGCTGTGCGACCGCGAGCCGATTTCCAACTGGGTTGAGAACCGTGTGGCTCTGCTGGGTGATGCCGCCCACCCGATGCTGCAATATTTTGCCCAAGGTGCCTGCATGGCGATGGAAGACGCGGTGGCTCTATCCCATTGCATTGAAAACTATGGCGATCATGTCGAAAACGCGCTTCAGCGCTACCAAGACATGCGCCGCGTGCGCACCGCCCGGGTTCAGATGAATTCCCGCCTGATCGGTGAATATATCTACCACCCGGATGACGCCAAAGCGGCCGTGCGCAACCATGTGATGAAGGGCATGTCCCCCGCACAATGGTACGACCAATTGAGCTGGATTTATGGCTCCACCGGCCTCGACGAAACCGCGCTGGCCGCCGAATAA
- a CDS encoding fumarylacetoacetate hydrolase family protein: MTYVFPPAPQASIAVDGTDERLPVRRIFCVGRNYAAHAREMGKDPDRDPPFFFTKPADAVVESGETVAYPPETENFHYEAELVVAIGTGGKNITEADSLSHVWGYAVGNDLTRRDLQLKAREQGRPWDWGKAFDRSAVIGPVFPVAKVGHPDKGAIKLTVNGDVKQDADLNELIWSVPEIISILSHSIALAPGDLIMTGTPAGVGPLVSGDVCVVSIEGLGSIETPIGPKED; the protein is encoded by the coding sequence ATGACCTATGTCTTCCCCCCCGCGCCTCAGGCCTCGATTGCAGTTGATGGCACGGACGAGCGCCTGCCCGTGCGCCGTATTTTCTGCGTCGGCCGCAACTACGCCGCTCATGCCCGCGAGATGGGCAAAGACCCGGATCGTGATCCGCCGTTTTTCTTTACCAAACCGGCGGATGCGGTTGTGGAAAGCGGTGAAACCGTCGCCTATCCGCCCGAGACCGAAAACTTTCACTACGAGGCCGAATTGGTTGTGGCAATCGGCACCGGCGGCAAAAACATTACCGAGGCCGACAGCCTGTCCCATGTCTGGGGCTATGCGGTGGGCAACGATTTGACCCGACGCGATCTGCAACTCAAAGCCCGCGAACAGGGCCGCCCGTGGGATTGGGGCAAGGCGTTTGACCGCTCTGCCGTGATCGGCCCGGTGTTCCCGGTCGCCAAAGTCGGTCACCCGGATAAGGGCGCGATCAAACTCACCGTCAACGGCGATGTGAAACAGGATGCGGATCTCAATGAGCTGATCTGGTCGGTGCCAGAGATCATTTCGATCCTGTCCCATTCCATTGCGCTTGCGCCGGGCGATTTGATCATGACCGGCACGCCCGCAGGCGTCGGCCCGCTCGTTTCTGGTGATGTCTGTGTTGTCTCCATCGAGGGACTGGGGTCGATCGAGACCCCCATTGGCCCCAAAGAAGATTGA
- a CDS encoding TRAP transporter substrate-binding protein: MFSKAKILGTLTAAAILSATTAMAQDVTLIMHHFLPPVANAHKVMLEPWAQTIEAESDGRINIEIYPAMSMGGKPSELYGQVRDGTADIVWTLLGYTPGVFPRTEVFELPRVHKGSARDTTIALNASLDLLAEDFKDIHVLFLHANDGNLIHSASTPITTFEDVAGLKLRTPGRSGAWTIEAMGAEPVSLPVPAVPEAMAKGVIDGALTTYEIVPALKLQELEKYTAELPNGDRFGTAVFMVAMNQDAYDALPEDLKAVIDANSTVNVAAEIGQMWEDFEQAGIDALDAAGVTRTVFSAEEGAKFDAANDTVVDRWIEEVSSKGIDGAALVDAARAAVAEAEAQ; this comes from the coding sequence ATGTTTTCTAAAGCCAAAATTCTCGGCACACTCACGGCCGCGGCGATCTTGTCGGCCACCACGGCGATGGCCCAAGATGTCACGCTGATCATGCACCATTTCCTACCGCCAGTGGCCAACGCCCATAAGGTGATGTTGGAGCCTTGGGCACAGACGATCGAGGCCGAGAGCGACGGTCGCATCAACATTGAAATCTATCCGGCCATGTCGATGGGCGGCAAACCCAGCGAGCTTTACGGTCAGGTCCGCGACGGCACGGCCGACATTGTTTGGACCCTCTTGGGCTACACGCCGGGGGTCTTCCCGCGCACCGAAGTGTTTGAATTGCCCCGTGTTCACAAAGGCTCCGCCCGTGACACCACCATTGCACTCAACGCCTCTCTTGATCTGTTGGCCGAGGATTTCAAAGACATTCATGTGCTGTTTTTGCATGCCAATGACGGCAACCTGATCCATTCCGCAAGCACTCCGATCACCACATTCGAAGATGTGGCCGGTCTGAAACTGCGCACACCGGGCCGCTCTGGCGCGTGGACCATTGAGGCCATGGGTGCAGAGCCCGTCAGCCTGCCCGTCCCTGCCGTGCCGGAAGCCATGGCCAAAGGTGTGATCGACGGCGCCTTGACCACCTATGAAATCGTGCCCGCGCTGAAATTGCAGGAGCTGGAAAAATACACCGCCGAATTGCCCAATGGCGACCGCTTTGGCACCGCCGTTTTCATGGTGGCGATGAACCAAGACGCCTATGACGCGTTGCCAGAGGATCTCAAGGCCGTGATCGACGCCAACTCCACGGTCAATGTCGCCGCGGAGATCGGCCAGATGTGGGAAGATTTCGAACAGGCCGGGATTGACGCCTTGGATGCGGCGGGCGTGACCCGCACCGTGTTCTCCGCCGAAGAAGGTGCGAAATTTGATGCCGCAAATGACACTGTTGTCGACCGCTGGATCGAAGAAGTTTCCAGCAAAGGCATTGATGGCGCAGCCCTTGTCGACGCGGCCCGTGCCGCGGTGGCCGAAGCCGAAGCCCAATAA
- a CDS encoding TRAP transporter large permease produces MLDPITIGVVGLVVLFALLMLRMPVGIAMILVGVGGTYALSLSVPYVRFVPYLRQFKSLLWENVANYDLSVVPLFVLMGYIAAEARLSSDLFKGLEALLSRLRGGVAMAAIAACGGFGAVCGSSLATAATMGKVALPELKKLGYADRLSAGALAAGGTLGILIPPSVALVIYAIIVEGSILKMFQAAVIPGLLAVLSFILVVAIQVRINPSLAPEPRPMPREDRNIALKRLFPVIAIFGAIILGLGFGLFTPTPAASIGVFMIAAYGFVLRALTGEGLNLKGLRRAVQATAITSGMIYLILFGAEVLKGFFTRSGLPQALSDWAATSGLDPMLVLVIMLIAFVILGCFMESLAMILVVVPFFWPTLIALNGGEYVTAADAAFGMGIEDLKIWFGILALIVVELGLITPPVGLNVFIISSLAKDTPMSTVFRGVMPFLGSEVIRVALIILIPALTLTIPRLIGG; encoded by the coding sequence ATGCTTGATCCCATCACCATCGGCGTGGTCGGCCTTGTTGTCCTGTTCGCCCTTTTGATGCTGCGAATGCCTGTGGGCATTGCGATGATTTTGGTCGGCGTGGGCGGCACCTATGCGCTGTCTCTGTCCGTGCCTTACGTGCGGTTTGTGCCTTATCTGCGCCAATTCAAGTCTTTGCTTTGGGAAAACGTAGCCAATTATGACCTCTCGGTCGTCCCACTTTTCGTGCTCATGGGCTATATTGCTGCCGAGGCGCGGCTCTCAAGTGACCTGTTCAAAGGGCTCGAAGCCCTCCTCTCGCGTCTGCGCGGTGGCGTGGCCATGGCGGCGATTGCGGCCTGTGGCGGCTTTGGTGCGGTCTGCGGATCGTCCCTGGCAACGGCGGCGACCATGGGCAAAGTTGCCCTGCCTGAGTTGAAAAAACTCGGCTATGCCGACCGTTTGTCGGCGGGCGCATTGGCGGCAGGTGGCACGTTGGGCATTCTCATCCCGCCCTCTGTCGCACTGGTGATCTATGCGATCATCGTTGAGGGTTCGATCCTTAAAATGTTCCAAGCCGCTGTCATCCCCGGCCTTTTGGCAGTGCTGTCCTTTATCCTCGTGGTTGCCATTCAGGTGCGGATCAACCCGTCCCTGGCCCCCGAACCGCGCCCGATGCCGCGCGAAGACCGCAACATCGCGCTCAAACGCCTGTTCCCGGTCATCGCCATTTTCGGCGCGATCATTTTGGGTCTGGGGTTTGGCCTGTTCACCCCCACCCCTGCCGCCTCCATTGGCGTGTTCATGATTGCCGCTTATGGCTTTGTGCTTCGGGCGTTGACCGGCGAGGGGCTGAATCTCAAAGGCCTCAGACGCGCGGTTCAGGCCACGGCGATCACCTCCGGCATGATCTATCTGATCCTGTTTGGTGCCGAGGTGCTCAAGGGCTTTTTCACCCGCTCCGGCCTACCGCAAGCGTTGTCTGATTGGGCCGCGACCTCTGGCTTGGACCCGATGCTGGTGCTGGTTATCATGTTGATCGCCTTCGTGATCCTTGGCTGTTTCATGGAAAGTCTGGCGATGATCCTTGTCGTCGTGCCGTTCTTTTGGCCGACCTTGATTGCGCTCAATGGCGGGGAATATGTCACCGCCGCCGATGCCGCCTTTGGCATGGGCATTGAGGATTTGAAAATCTGGTTTGGCATTCTGGCGCTGATCGTTGTCGAGCTTGGCCTGATCACGCCGCCTGTCGGCCTCAACGTGTTCATCATCTCTTCTCTGGCCAAGGACACGCCGATGTCCACCGTGTTCCGCGGTGTCATGCCCTTTCTTGGCTCCGAAGTCATCCGTGTGGCGCTGATCATTCTGATCCCCGCCCTCACCCTCACCATTCCGCGCCTGATCGGCGGCTAA
- a CDS encoding crotonase/enoyl-CoA hydratase family protein — protein sequence MTSDTEILKVEVEGPIATLTMNRPAKRNAMCDALLDAIEAFFSRPPEGVRVVILTGTAGHYCSGLDLSEHVARDAEGTMRHSRNWHGVMDKIQFSGLPVISAMFGAVIGGGLELAASTHVRIAEPSTLFQLPEGMRGIFVGGGASVRIGRILGADRMCEMMLTGRKYNAAEGLDLGLAHYAVGEGEAMDLARKLAAKIAKNATLSNYMMIQAISRISDMSKSDGLFMESMCAAVSQTSEDAGEGLKAFLEKRAPVFR from the coding sequence ATGACATCTGATACAGAGATCCTGAAAGTCGAGGTTGAAGGCCCGATCGCCACGCTGACGATGAATCGCCCGGCCAAACGCAATGCCATGTGCGACGCGCTTTTGGATGCGATCGAGGCGTTCTTCTCTCGTCCGCCAGAGGGCGTGCGCGTGGTGATCCTGACTGGGACGGCAGGACATTATTGTTCAGGTCTTGATCTCTCAGAACATGTCGCCCGCGATGCCGAAGGCACGATGCGCCATTCGCGCAATTGGCACGGCGTCATGGATAAAATTCAATTCTCCGGCCTGCCGGTGATCTCCGCCATGTTTGGTGCCGTGATCGGCGGTGGTTTGGAATTGGCGGCTTCGACCCATGTGCGCATTGCCGAGCCGTCGACGCTCTTTCAACTGCCCGAAGGGATGCGGGGCATCTTTGTCGGCGGGGGCGCGAGCGTTCGGATCGGGCGCATTCTTGGTGCCGACCGGATGTGTGAAATGATGCTGACCGGGCGCAAATACAATGCGGCTGAGGGGCTTGATCTTGGGCTGGCGCATTATGCGGTGGGCGAGGGCGAGGCGATGGATTTGGCGCGCAAACTGGCGGCCAAAATTGCCAAAAACGCCACCCTGTCGAACTACATGATGATCCAGGCGATCAGCCGGATTTCCGACATGTCCAAATCCGACGGCCTGTTTATGGAAAGCATGTGTGCGGCGGTGTCGCAGACCAGTGAAGATGCCGGGGAAGGCCTGAAAGCCTTTCTCGAAAAACGCGCTCCGGTGTTTCGGTAA
- a CDS encoding TRAP transporter large permease, producing MEPLTIAIIMVVVLLILIFARMPIALAMGMVGAVGYMVLASPYALMAYFNTAWVDKFMSYELAIVPLFILMGHLATRSGISASIFAASNAWIGHLRGGLAMASVAGCAMFGSISGSSLATASTMARVALPEMRKHGYSGALASGSLAAGGTLGILIPPSVVLIIYALLTEQNIVKLFLAATIPGILAVIGFFIAIAVYVRLFPNEGPTRPATDMKTRFKALRDIWHVVAIFVVVLGGIYGGFFTPAEGASVGVVLMLIAGLFTGGLTPQAILDCLIDTAGSTAMIFAIVYGADIFNVALALSRMPSDVAAFFSAADVAPIVVLLGIIAFYLVMGCLMDSLSMILLTVPVFFPTIMALDFGLMPEQQAMWFGIISLVVVEMGLITPPVGMNLFVISSMAKDIPTSQIFRGTTPFIIAEFCRIAILVSFPVLSYWLVDIVAN from the coding sequence ATGGAACCGCTGACAATTGCGATCATCATGGTCGTTGTGCTGTTGATCCTGATCTTTGCCCGGATGCCCATTGCTTTGGCGATGGGGATGGTGGGAGCCGTGGGCTATATGGTGCTCGCCTCGCCCTATGCGCTCATGGCCTATTTCAACACCGCCTGGGTCGACAAATTCATGTCCTATGAGTTGGCCATCGTGCCGCTCTTTATCCTCATGGGCCATCTTGCGACCCGCTCCGGTATTTCCGCCTCGATCTTTGCCGCATCCAACGCGTGGATCGGCCATTTGCGGGGCGGTTTGGCGATGGCATCGGTTGCGGGCTGTGCGATGTTTGGCTCTATCTCCGGCTCGTCCTTGGCCACGGCCTCGACCATGGCACGGGTGGCTTTGCCAGAAATGCGCAAACACGGCTATTCCGGCGCTTTGGCCTCTGGGTCTTTGGCGGCGGGCGGCACTTTGGGCATTCTGATCCCGCCCTCTGTGGTGCTGATCATCTATGCGCTCTTGACCGAACAGAACATTGTCAAACTGTTCTTGGCGGCAACCATTCCGGGCATTTTGGCGGTCATTGGCTTTTTCATCGCCATCGCCGTTTACGTCCGCCTGTTCCCGAACGAAGGCCCAACGCGCCCAGCGACCGACATGAAAACCCGATTCAAAGCGCTGCGCGACATTTGGCATGTGGTGGCGATTTTTGTCGTGGTTTTGGGCGGCATCTATGGCGGCTTCTTTACCCCGGCCGAAGGTGCGTCTGTTGGCGTTGTCTTGATGCTGATCGCGGGGCTGTTCACCGGCGGTCTGACACCGCAAGCGATCCTTGATTGTCTGATCGACACAGCGGGATCAACCGCGATGATCTTTGCCATCGTTTACGGCGCGGATATTTTCAACGTCGCTTTGGCGCTCTCAAGGATGCCGTCTGATGTGGCTGCGTTCTTTTCCGCCGCCGATGTGGCTCCCATTGTAGTGCTCTTGGGCATCATCGCCTTTTATCTGGTGATGGGCTGTTTGATGGACAGCTTGTCGATGATCCTTTTGACCGTACCGGTGTTTTTCCCAACGATCATGGCACTGGATTTCGGCCTGATGCCGGAACAACAGGCGATGTGGTTTGGCATCATCTCTTTGGTGGTGGTCGAAATGGGGCTGATCACGCCGCCGGTGGGGATGAATCTATTCGTCATTTCGTCGATGGCCAAAGACATCCCGACCAGTCAGATTTTCCGAGGCACCACGCCCTTTATCATCGCCGAGTTCTGTCGGATCGCCATTCTGGTGAGCTTCCCGGTTTTGAGCTATTGGCTGGTGGATATCGTGGCCAATTGA
- a CDS encoding TRAP transporter small permease, producing the protein MHAHVTRLADIFAMLGGVILFVIVMVTTTNTGAFILDRILAPAGVNISGLPGYEDFVQLAISGAALMFFPYTQASRGHVAVDLFVSNAPMVVKRVLDHMWLILTAGVALFLAYWMINGLLESRSDAVVAGVLGWPIWPFYIPGIASMILWAIVSVSQIFGDARYA; encoded by the coding sequence ATGCACGCTCATGTGACGCGTCTGGCTGACATCTTTGCGATGCTTGGAGGCGTGATCCTCTTTGTCATCGTCATGGTCACCACCACCAATACCGGCGCTTTCATCCTCGACCGTATCCTTGCGCCCGCTGGCGTCAATATCTCCGGCCTGCCCGGATATGAAGACTTTGTGCAACTGGCCATTTCCGGCGCGGCACTGATGTTTTTCCCTTACACGCAGGCCTCGCGCGGTCATGTCGCGGTCGATCTTTTCGTCTCCAATGCGCCGATGGTGGTCAAACGTGTGCTCGATCACATGTGGCTGATCCTCACCGCCGGAGTGGCGTTGTTTTTGGCCTATTGGATGATCAACGGCCTATTGGAATCGCGCTCAGATGCAGTGGTGGCCGGCGTGCTCGGCTGGCCGATCTGGCCGTTTTATATCCCCGGCATCGCCTCGATGATCCTTTGGGCCATCGTCTCTGTGAGCCAAATTTTCGGAGATGCCCGCTATGCTTGA
- a CDS encoding SDR family NAD(P)-dependent oxidoreductase, whose product MKIEGHVAVVTGAASGLGFATAKRLAALGAKVVVLDLSKEAAERAAAEIGGLGFGVDVSDADAVEAAFAEVEATLGTPRVTVSCAGIGTAARILPRDGSLTIDAFAKALNVNLLGTYTVMNIAARAMAKADPLDDDGVRGVIINTSSVAFEDGQIGQAAYSASKGGVASMTLPAARELARFGIRVMAIAPGLFETAMSAGLPEDIKADILKSVPFPSRMGHADEYAQLVQSIVENPMLNGTVIRLDAAARMPIK is encoded by the coding sequence ATGAAGATCGAAGGGCATGTCGCCGTTGTGACAGGTGCGGCCAGCGGGCTTGGCTTTGCCACCGCCAAACGGCTTGCTGCGCTGGGCGCGAAAGTGGTCGTGTTGGACCTGTCAAAAGAGGCCGCCGAGCGTGCCGCCGCCGAGATCGGTGGTCTTGGTTTTGGCGTTGACGTCAGTGACGCTGATGCTGTTGAGGCCGCGTTTGCCGAGGTTGAAGCAACCCTTGGCACCCCGCGCGTCACCGTGTCCTGCGCCGGGATCGGCACTGCCGCACGCATCTTGCCGCGCGATGGCAGCCTGACCATTGATGCCTTTGCCAAGGCGCTGAACGTCAATCTTTTGGGCACTTACACGGTGATGAACATCGCTGCGCGGGCCATGGCCAAAGCCGACCCTCTGGATGACGATGGCGTGCGCGGTGTGATCATCAACACCTCCTCTGTGGCGTTCGAAGACGGGCAGATCGGCCAAGCGGCCTATTCCGCCTCCAAAGGCGGCGTGGCCTCCATGACCTTGCCCGCAGCGCGCGAACTTGCACGGTTTGGTATTCGGGTCATGGCGATTGCGCCGGGCCTGTTTGAAACCGCGATGAGCGCGGGCCTGCCTGAGGACATTAAAGCCGACATTCTCAAATCCGTGCCGTTCCCGTCGCGTATGGGCCATGCGGATGAATATGCGCAGCTTGTGCAGTCGATTGTGGAAAACCCGATGCTCAATGGCACGGTGATCCGACTGGATGCTGCCGCGCGCATGCCGATCAAATAA
- a CDS encoding TRAP transporter substrate-binding protein yields MTTMTRRMAMTTLGAALATPAFLKKAHAAEVTLRVHHFLPGVAPMQTRFFDVWAKEISEASNGAIEMQMFPSMQLGGKPPQLADQARQGICDIAWTLPVYTPDRFPVAETMAMPFMVTNAEKTSVAMHTLMEEFGQNEYKGMKPLAFHTHDGGKIHTRGQIVSSAEDIKGLKLRAPNQATGEMLALMGAETVFFPVTEMVVGLSNGVIDGCCLPYEVVPAFKLQELTKVTNEPEAGGRGIYANTFALVMNERKYEGLSDDLRAVIDAHSGADLSRRLGAQFDEFEAFGKSVVEKQGNEIHTIAASEINTWREMATPIYDNWIGKLNDAGHDGAAIVARANALLDAG; encoded by the coding sequence ATGACGACTATGACGCGCCGGATGGCGATGACGACACTGGGGGCGGCTTTGGCCACACCCGCATTCCTGAAAAAAGCCCATGCCGCAGAGGTGACCCTGCGCGTGCACCATTTCCTGCCGGGTGTGGCCCCGATGCAAACGCGGTTTTTCGACGTTTGGGCCAAGGAAATCTCTGAGGCCTCGAATGGCGCGATCGAGATGCAAATGTTCCCGTCGATGCAGCTTGGCGGCAAACCGCCACAGCTTGCCGATCAGGCGCGTCAGGGCATCTGTGACATCGCCTGGACACTGCCGGTCTATACGCCGGACCGTTTCCCGGTGGCCGAAACCATGGCGATGCCCTTTATGGTGACCAATGCCGAAAAGACATCGGTGGCAATGCACACGTTGATGGAAGAATTCGGTCAAAACGAATACAAAGGCATGAAACCTTTGGCGTTTCACACCCATGATGGCGGCAAAATTCACACCCGTGGTCAGATCGTCTCCAGTGCCGAAGACATCAAGGGGCTGAAACTGCGCGCCCCGAACCAAGCGACCGGTGAAATGCTGGCGTTGATGGGGGCTGAAACGGTGTTCTTCCCGGTGACCGAAATGGTCGTGGGGCTCTCAAACGGGGTGATCGACGGCTGTTGCCTGCCTTACGAGGTGGTGCCTGCATTCAAATTGCAAGAACTGACCAAAGTGACCAACGAACCCGAAGCGGGCGGACGCGGCATCTATGCCAACACCTTTGCCCTCGTGATGAACGAGCGCAAATATGAAGGCCTGTCCGATGATCTGCGCGCCGTAATCGACGCCCATTCCGGGGCGGATCTGTCACGTCGTTTGGGCGCGCAATTCGATGAATTCGAGGCCTTTGGCAAATCCGTTGTCGAAAAACAGGGCAATGAAATTCACACCATCGCGGCCTCTGAGATCAACACATGGCGCGAAATGGCGACCCCGATTTATGACAATTGGATCGGCAAGCTCAATGACGCGGGCCATGATGGCGCGGCGATTGTGGCACGGGCCAACGCCCTGTTGGACGCGGGTTAA
- the maiA gene encoding maleylacetoacetate isomerase: MTLKLHNFFRSSTSTRLRAALNLKGLDFDYIPYVLRDGETRTPEYLAKNPQGLVPTLEREDGTFMTQSLAIIEWLEETHPEPALLPKDADGRARVRALSYMIACEIHPLNNLRVLFRLRDQFGADEAAQKEWFTHWVSTTFDAFEAALTHSPDTGIYCHGDTPTLADVCLYAQVWNNKRFGIPLDPWPTIARIYAALDQLPAFAKAAPPQQPDAA, encoded by the coding sequence ATGACGTTGAAGTTGCATAACTTCTTTCGCTCCTCCACCTCAACGCGGCTGCGTGCCGCGTTGAACCTCAAGGGGCTGGATTTTGACTATATCCCCTATGTGCTGCGCGACGGGGAAACCCGCACGCCCGAGTATTTGGCGAAGAACCCGCAAGGGCTGGTGCCAACCTTGGAGCGTGAGGACGGCACGTTTATGACCCAATCTCTGGCCATCATCGAATGGCTGGAGGAGACCCATCCCGAACCCGCGCTTTTGCCAAAAGATGCGGATGGACGGGCGCGGGTGCGGGCGCTGTCTTACATGATCGCCTGCGAAATCCACCCGCTCAACAATTTGCGGGTGCTGTTCCGCCTACGCGACCAATTCGGGGCCGATGAAGCGGCACAAAAAGAGTGGTTCACCCATTGGGTCAGCACCACGTTTGACGCGTTTGAAGCGGCCCTGACGCACAGCCCAGACACCGGCATCTATTGCCACGGCGACACGCCAACACTGGCGGATGTGTGCCTTTACGCGCAGGTCTGGAACAACAAACGCTTCGGCATCCCGCTTGATCCCTGGCCGACGATTGCGCGCATTTATGCCGCTCTCGACCAACTCCCCGCTTTTGCCAAGGCGGCTCCGCCCCAACAGCCGGACGCGGCCTAA
- a CDS encoding TRAP transporter small permease yields MAERLANETEQVPHGRVFLILQRICLGSAGVGGAVIFAASLTVAASVIMRNLGLGGIRGDFELVELACAACASLFLPLCQFNKGHVMVDLFTLWLAPKTQRRMDGVWTLIFAFGWAFLAWRLSVGLGEMHDYGDRTMLLRAPVWWVYLPALFGTALSAIVAFLQSLPMLSHAFRAMEVR; encoded by the coding sequence ATGGCCGAGCGGCTTGCAAACGAGACGGAACAGGTGCCGCATGGCCGCGTGTTCCTGATTCTGCAACGGATCTGTCTTGGCTCTGCGGGTGTAGGAGGGGCGGTGATTTTTGCCGCCTCGCTCACCGTCGCAGCCTCGGTGATCATGCGTAACCTTGGCCTTGGCGGTATTCGTGGCGATTTCGAACTGGTCGAATTGGCCTGTGCCGCCTGCGCGTCACTGTTTTTGCCCCTGTGCCAATTCAACAAAGGCCATGTCATGGTCGATCTTTTCACCCTCTGGCTCGCACCAAAGACCCAACGCCGCATGGACGGGGTTTGGACATTGATCTTCGCCTTCGGCTGGGCCTTTTTGGCGTGGCGTTTGTCGGTGGGGCTTGGCGAAATGCACGACTACGGCGACCGCACCATGTTGCTGCGCGCGCCTGTCTGGTGGGTGTATCTGCCCGCTCTGTTCGGCACCGCGCTGTCGGCCATCGTCGCATTTTTGCAAAGCCTGCCAATGTTGAGCCACGCCTTTCGTGCCATGGAGGTCCGCTGA
- a CDS encoding MarR family winged helix-turn-helix transcriptional regulator, with amino-acid sequence MKLEIHNMAGHLIRRLNQISMSIFNERMRLTGHALTSVQFAAMNALHANPGLDQASLAGLIAYDRATIGGVVDRLEGKGLVKRIVNERDRRARTITLTPEGEQILQELIPVVKRFQDEILLGLDEGERVEFLRLAAKVADAGNHLSRAPLILDRKP; translated from the coding sequence ATGAAACTTGAGATCCACAACATGGCAGGACATTTGATTCGCCGATTGAATCAGATTTCGATGTCGATCTTTAATGAGCGGATGCGGCTCACAGGCCATGCGCTGACCTCGGTGCAATTTGCCGCGATGAACGCGCTGCACGCCAATCCTGGGCTGGATCAGGCCAGTCTCGCCGGGCTGATTGCCTATGATCGGGCGACCATCGGTGGGGTGGTGGATCGGTTGGAGGGCAAGGGGTTGGTCAAACGGATCGTGAATGAACGCGACCGCCGCGCCCGTACAATCACACTGACCCCTGAGGGCGAGCAGATTTTGCAAGAGTTGATCCCGGTGGTGAAGCGGTTTCAAGATGAGATCCTTTTGGGTCTGGATGAGGGGGAGCGGGTGGAGTTTTTGCGGTTGGCGGCCAAGGTTGCGGATGCTGGCAATCACCTCAGCCGCGCGCCGCTGATTCTTGACCGAAAGCCCTAA